The DNA sequence ATTTCCGGCACGGCGGACGAGGAAACCGGCGGCTACGGCGGTGTCGCCTACCTGGCCGAGCAGGGCTATTTCAACCCGAGCCGCGTACAGCATGTCATCATCCCAGAGCCGCTGAACAAGGATCGCATCTGCCTGGGACATCGCGGCGGCTGGTGGGCCGAGATCGAGACAAAAGGCGAGATCGCCCATGGCGCGATGCCTTTTCTGGGCGATTGCGCCGTGCGCCACATGGGGGCGGTCCTGCAGGAATTCGAAGACAAACTTTTCCCGGCAATGGCGGCGCGGTACACCGATATGCCGGTGGTGCCGGAAGGGGCGCGACAGTCCACGATGAACATAAACTCGATCCACGGTGGCGAACCGGAGCCGGAAGAAGGGTTCACGGGCCTGCAGGCCCACTGCGTGCCCGATAGCTGCCGTATCGTCATCGACCGCCGTTTCCTGATCGAAGAGACGCTGGACCAGGTCCGCGACGAAGTGACCGGACTGCTGGAAGGTCTGCGTGCCACCCGCGCAAACTTTGATTTCGAACTGACAGAACGAAACTCGGTCCTGCCCTCGATGACCGACCGGGATGCACCCGTGGTCCGCATGGTCGCCGACGCGATCAAAAAGGTGATGGGCAAGGCGCCTGAGTATGTCGCCTCCCCCGGCAGCTACGACCAGAAGCACATCGACCGGATCGGCACCCTGAAGAACTGCATCGCCTACGGGCCGGGCGTGCTGGAGCTGGCCCACAAGCCGGACGAATGGATCGGCATTGACGACATGATCGACAGTGCCAAGGTCATGGGCGCGGCGCTGGAAAGCCTGCTGCTGAAGGGCTAGGCTCTGGCCCCAGTGCCACAGGATTAATGGGGCCAGAGCCTAGGCGTCAAACGCCGTGGCTGCGCCGATGGCCAGCCCGTCGACAATCGCAGTCAGGGCGGCACCCCGGTGAATTTCGGCCTCGGGCACGCGCGCTTTCAGAACGTCGACGACCACCTGCATCAGACTGGATCCACCGACAAAAATCACCTTGTCGACCTGATCCGGCGCCACCCCGGCTTTGGCCATCACATCGGAAGCAGCCGCGCCGATTTCATCCGCGATGGGGGCCAACCGCGCCGTCATCCAGTCACTGGGCAAGGGCAACGTGGCACCGGGTTTCAGCATTCCGACCTTGACCACCGGGTCGGTGACACCCGGTGTGTTCGCCATGATCTTGCCCGCCTCGACGGCAAAGGCCAGATCGTGACCCAGCTCTTCTTCCAGGACCTTGACCAGACGGCCCAACCGCTTGGGATGCACCGCGAATTTCTCAAGTTCTGCCGCTGCCTTGCGGGTGTCCGGCCCGTAAAGAAACGGGATCTTGGCCCAGGTGGCGAGGTCATTGAAGATGGCATTCGGCGCAATATGCGTGTCATTGCCAAAGGCATGGCGGATCGGGCTGCCCATGCCCAGCTGCGGCATCACGCGCCCGATACTGAGGGCGCGGTCAAAATCCGTGCCGCCGACGCGCACACCGTGGCTGGCCAGGATGTCGATCCCCGCTGTGCCCTTCTGCCGGAACAAGGTGAAATCCGATGTCCCGCCGCCGATGTCCACCACCAGAGCCAAGTCACCGGGAGAAAGGATCGCCCGGTTGGCCAAGGCCGCGGCCTCGGGCTCGTTCATGAATTGAACCTCGGTGAAACCAGCCCGGCGATAGGCCTCTTGCAGGTCCAGCAGTGCCTGCGCATCCCGCTGCGGATCAGCGGAATGAAACCGCACCGGCCGCCCCGAAAACGCACGATCATACACCGTGCCGGTCGCCGCCTCCGCCCTGCGCTTCACCTCCGCCAGAAACCGGGCGACGATATCGACGAAGTCCAGCCGCTCGCCCAGCAACATCCGGCTTTCGCGCATCAGCCGTGTGCCCAAAAGGCTTTTCAGCCCGCGCATATAACGGCCTTCATCACCGGCCAGCAGGGCTTGGCTGGCGCGCTCCCCCACAATCATCTTTTGGGCATCAAAGTCGAAGAACACCGCTGTCGGCACCGTCTCGGCGTCTTCCTCCAGCGGAATCAGATGAGGTTTGCCATCCACAATAATTCCGGCGGCAGAGTTCGACGTGCCAAAATCAATACCCAGTGCCGCCGACATGTGCTCATCCATCCCAGAATCCAGAGGCGGCTGACTAGGCCCTCCCGGGGCGAAAGGCAACTGCCACATCAAGAACGCTGGCAAGACGCAATCGGATTGGCTAGCCTTCGTTCATAACCAATAGGGGAGACCAAAATGCTACACCTTCGCCACCTTCTGCTCGGCGTCGGCACCGCCGCCCTGATGGCGGGCGCCGCCGCGGCCAAGGACGACATCACCGTCGCGCTGCAGCTCGAACCGCCGCACCTGGACCCGACATCGGCTGCGGCCGGGGCCATCGATTCCGTGCTCTATTCCAACGTGTTCGAAGGGCTGACGCGCTTCATGTCCGACGGCTCCGTCGTGCCGGGTCTTGCCGAAAGCTGGGACATCTCCGATGATGGATTGACCTATACCTTCAAGCTTCGCGAAGGCGTCACATTTCACGATGGGTCCGCGATGGACGCGGAAGATGTAAAATTCACCCTCGACCGCATCATCGCCGAAGACAGCGCCAATGCGCAAAAGGCGCTCTATTCGGCCATATCAGAGGTCAACGTGATCGACCCCGCGACCGTCGAGGTCAAGCTGAGCGAGCAGAACGGCAGCATGTTGTTCAACCTTGCCTGGGGTGACGCAGTGATCGTCGCACCCGAAAGCATCGACAACATCAAGCAGCAACCGATCGGGACAGGCGCCTTCAAGTTCGACAGCTGGACGCAGGGCGACAGGATCGTGCTGTCGAAAAATCCCGACTACTGGGGTACACCCGCGCACCTTGAATCGGCGACGTTCAAGTTCATCTCCGACCCCACCGCCGCCTTTGCCGCGATGATGGCCGAGGATGCGGATGTCTTCGTCGGTTTCCCGGCGCCCGAAAACCTGCCCCAGTTCGAGGCTGATCCGCGTTTCCAGGTCATCGTCGGCTCGACCGAGGGGGAAACAATCCTGTCCACCAACAACACGCGCGCGCCCTTCGACAACGTGAAGGTGCGCGAGGCGATGGCCCATGCGATTGACCGGCAAGCGATCATCGACGGCGCGATGTTCGGCCTTGGCACCCCCATCGGCACACATTTCGCCCCGCATAACCCGGCCTACGTCGACCTCATCTCGATGAGCGAATATGACCCGGAAAAGGCCAAGGCGCTGCTGGCCGAAGCGGGCTTCCCCGACGGGTTCGAAACCACGCTGCACCTGCCGCCCCCCTCCTACGCCCGGCGCGGTGGAGAGATCATCGCCGCACAGCTTGCTGAAGTCGGCATCAAGGCGGAAATCACCAACGTCGAATGGGCGCAATGGCTGGAAACCGTTTTCAAGGGCAAGGATTTCGGCCTGACCATCGTCAGCCATACCGAGCCGATGGACATCGGGATCTATGCCAACCCTGATTATTACTTCCAGTATGACAAGCCAGAGCTTCAGGAACTGATGAGCGAGCTGAACAGCACCACGGACCCGGACAAGCGGAAACAGATGCTGGGCGACGCGCAACGGATGATCTCTGAGGATTACGTAAACGGCTACCTCTTCCAACTGGCGCTGCCCACCGTGGCGAAAGTCGGGATCGAAGGTCTGTGGGAAAACGCGCCGACCCAGGCAACCGACCTGACGGCGGTCAGCTGGACGGAATGACCTGAAACAAACCCGAGACGCGATAGAGCCCCGGCTTCAGCCGGGGCTTTTTCACATCTGGCGGAGCCGTTAATCGACGATGAAGATGCCGGTGCTTTTCAGCTTGTGCTCGGGCTCCACATGTATGGTGATCTGCGCCTCGCCCAGTTCGGCGCGCAACCGGGCTTCGACCCGGTCGCAGATCTCATGCGCCTCAAAGACCGAGATTTCCCCGGGGACGACCAGATGAAAGTCGATAAAGGTGATCGCTCCTGCGTGCCGCGTGCGCAGGTCATGAGCCTGCGTGGCACCGCCAGCCTCGGTCGCAATGATGTCGCGTATCTGTTTGAGTTCGCTGTCCGGTACGGCCTCGTCCATCAGACCGCTGAGCGATTCCTTTACCACCTTTGAACCCGACCACAGGATGTTCAGCGCCACGACCACCGCCATCAGCGGGTCCAACAGCCACACCCCGGTCGCATAGGCCAGCAAGATACCGATGGCCACGCCAAAGGATGTCAGGACATCGGTGAACAGATGCCGGCCATCCGCCACGAGCGCCGGCGACCTGTATCTGCGCCCGCGAGAGATCAAGAGCCAGGCCCAGACCCCGTTGATCGCCGTCGCACCAAGGTTGATCGCCAATCCCTCGACCGGTGCATTCAGCGCGCGCGGCGTGGCGAAGGCATGGAAGGCTTCGTTCAGGATGATCAGTGCGGCGACGATGATCATCACCCCTTCCAGTACCGCGCTGAAGAACTCGGCCTTGTGATGGCCGAAGGGATGGTTCGTATCCGCAGGTCGCGCCGCCACGCGTATCGCGATCAGCGCGGCAATGGCCGTGGCGACGTTGACCGTGCTTTCCAGCGCGTCTGAAAACAGCGCCACGGAACCGGTGATCCAATAGGCAATCGCCTTGAGCAGCAGGACCACAATGCCAATCGCAATACTGCCTGTCGCCAGTTTCAACGTGGGGGTCATTGTGCCGTCCGCCTTGTTTGCTTGCCGCGATCTTCGCGGATCAGGTCAGAGCTTCGACCAGCGCGATCAATCCCGCCATCGCCGCGGCCCCGCCCAGCGCCGACAGGACGATCCACCGCTTGCGGGTAGGGCGCAGGATGGTCGTCTCGTTGCTTTGCCGCAACAGCGCCGCCTCTACCAACCCCGGCAACCGGGGCCCGAACCGCGCCAGAACCTGCGCGGTGCTGGCCAGATCGCTGATCACCGCCGCCGGGCCGATGGATTTGGAAATGTAGTTGCTCACAATCGGGCTGGCGACTTCCCAGATGTTGATGTGCGGGTTCAGGGACCGTGCCACCCCTTCGACCACGACCATGGTGCGCTGCAGCAGGATCAGTTCGGTCCGTGTTTCCATGCCGAAGCGTTCGGTGACTTCAAACAGATACGTCAGCAGCCGTGCCATCGAGATACGGGTGGCGTCCATGCCGAAGATGGGTTCGCCCACCGCGCGCAGGGCGCGGGCGAATTCGTCCACATCTTTGTCCGCCGGGACATACCCCGCCTCGAAATGCACCTTGGCCACCCGCAGGTAATCGCGGCGGATGAACCCATAGAGAATCTCGGCATAGACGCGGCGGGTATAGGCATCGATATGGCCCATGATCCCGAAATCATATGCAATGATGTCGCCGTTCGGCGCGACCTTCAGATTACCCTGATGCATGTCGGCGTGAAAATAGCCGTCGCGCAGCGCGTGGTTCAGGAACAATTGCAGCACCCGGCTGCTGAGCACCGCCCGGTCATGGCCCGCCGCGTCGATGGCATCGTTGTCGCCCATCGGCACACCGTCGGCCCAACCCAGCGTCATCACCCGCCGGGCCGACAGGTTCCACTTGATCTGAGGCAGCTGAAAACCATCGTCGTTCTTGGTGTTCGCAGCAAACTCCGACGCGGCGGCGCTTTCCAGCCTCAAGTCCAGCTCACCCCGGACGACACCGTCGAAATGTTCGATCACTTCCATCGGACGCAGCCGCCGCGACCCGGGCGAGAAAAGCTCGACCATGCGGGCGGCGAGATAGAAGGCATCGACATCTTTTCGAAATGCCCGTTCAATGTCGGGGCGCAACACCTTGACCGCGACCTTCTCGCCGGTATCCGCCAGAGTTGCCTTGTGGACCTGCGCGATGGAGGCGGCGGCGACGGGTTCGCTGAAGTCGGAAAACAGCTCATCCAGGGGCAGACCCAGTTCGCGCTCCACCTCAGCCTTGGCCACCTCGATGGAAAAGGGCGGCAGCTTGTCCTGCAACACCCGAAGCTGTACCGCCAGTTCATCGCCCACCACGTCAGGGCGGGTGGACAGCACCTGCCCGAACTTGATGTACGCCGGTCCCAGCGCCGTCAGTGCCCTTGTCGCAGGCGGCATGGACGGATCGCCCTTGTAGCCCAGCCATTTGAACGGCAGCCCCAGCGCCCGCGCCACAAACCGCAAGGTTGGCGTTGCTTCGAAGGCATCCAGTACCAGGTTCATCGCGCCCGTGCGCTCAAGCGTGGCACCGGTGCGGATCAGCCGCCATATATTGTGGGGCCCGCGCACCTACAGTTTCCAGCCGGAATGAAGCGCAGCGATGCCCATGGTCAGGTTGCGGTATTTTGCCTGTTCGAACCCCGCCGCGCGCACCATGTCCAGAAACGTTTCCTGATCCGGGAAATTGCGGATCGACTCCACAAGGTACTGATAACTGTCGCGGTCGTTCGCGATCACCTGCCCCATGCGGGGAATCACGTTGAAACTGTACAGATCATAGGCCTTTTGCATCATCGGATTGGGCAACTGGCTGAATTCCAGCACCATCAGACGCCCCCCCGGACGCAGCACGCGGTAGGCTTCGTTCAACGCCTCCTGCGGTCGGGTCACGTTTCGGATGCCGAAGCTGATGGTGTAGACGTCAAAGCTGTTGTCGTCGAAGGGCAGGTTCATGGCGTCGCCAACCACCCAGTCCAGATGATCGGCCATCTGCGCCGCCTCGGCCCGTTTCCGTCCCTCGATCAGCATCCCTTCGGTCAGGTCGCAAACCGTGGCGTGGGCCTGCCCCGCCCGCTTTAGAAACTTGAATGACACATCGCCGGTGCCGCCGGCCATGTCGAGCAGCCGCTGACCTGCACGCGGCGCGAGCCAGTCCATCATCGCCTCTTTCCAGACCCGGTGGATGCCCATGCTCATCACGTCATTCATGACGTCATACTTGTTCGCCACATCGGAGAAGAGGGTCCGGACCATCCCGGCCTTTTCGTCCTCACGCACCGTGCGCGCACCGAAATGGGTGGTCTTGTCTGTCATGATCAGCGTCCCGATATTGTCAGTGCGGAGATATAGCTTACACACGCCGGATACAAACCGCCATTTGCCGCAGGTGCCCAGCGCCGGCGAAAGGACGCAAGATGCCAGAACTGCCCGAAGTCGAAACCGTGCGCCGCGGTCTTGCACCCGCGATGGAGGGGGCCGTGATCGAGCGGGCCGATGTGAACCGTCCCGACCTGCGCTGGCCCTTCCCCGCGGACATGTCCGAAAGGTTGACGGGGCAGCGCGTCGAACGCCTGCGGCGCCGCTCGAAATACATCCTGGCGGACCTCGGGTCCGGAGAATCGCTGCTGATTCACCTCGGGATGTCGGGCCGGATGCTGGTTTCGGGCGACCCGCTTGGCCAATTTGTTCACCATCACCCCGCGCCCGAAAAGCACGATCATGTGGTCCTGCACATGGCAAACGGTGCCCGGATCACCTTCAATGATCCACGCCGCTTCGGTGCCATGGACCTGATGCGGACAGCCGACGCCGACCGTCACAAACTGCTGGCCGCTCTGGGCCCCGAACCGCTGGGAAACGATTTCAACGAAGCGCATCTGGTCGCGGCGCTCAAAGGGCGGAACACCCCGATCAAGGCGGCGCTGCTGGACCAGCACGTCATCGCCGGACTGGGGAATATCTATGTCTGCGAGGCGCTTTACCGTGCGCGCATCCATCCGGCGCGCAAGGCCGGACGAATCTCGCAGAAGCGTGTGGCGGCTCTTGTTCCGATCATCCGCAACGTGCTGTCCGAGGCGATCGAGGCGGGCGGCTCGTCGCTGCGCGACTTCCGGCAGGCAGACGGAGAGCTGGGATATTTCCAGCACAACTTCGATGTCTATGGCCGCGAAAATGCCCCCTGTCGCACGCCGGACTGCACCCGGCCGATCAGACGCATCGTCCAGTCCGGGCGGTCTTCGTTCTATTGCGCTGAATGTCAAAGATAGCTTGAAACGTATCTTGCCCGTGTTATGCGTGACGGTCTGAGCGCAACGATAGAGAGACCCTCTGATGGCTTACGAAACGATCGTCGTGGAAGTGGAAAATCACGTGGCGCTGGTTACATTGAACCGGCCAGATGCCCTGAACGCTTTGAACGACGTCCTGATGTCCGAACTCGCCGACGCGCTGAAGAGCGCGCAGGAGAACGAAAAGGTCCGCTGCATCGTCATCACCGGCTCAGAAAAGGCTTTCGCCGCGGGCGCGGACATCGCGATGATGCGCGACAAGACCTTTGTCGAGGCGTTCAGCGGCGATCTCTTCACCGCCGAATCCGACCAGATCATGCGGGTGCGCAAACCCATCATTGCCGCGGTATCCGGCTACGCCCTGGGCGGCGGTTGCGAACTTGCCATGATGTGCGACTTCATCATCTGCTCGGAGACGGCGAAGTTCGGTCAGCCCGAGATAAACCTTGGCGTCGTCGCGGGCATCGGCGGCACGCAGCGGCTGACCCGGCTCGTGGGCAAGTCCAAGGCGATGGACATGAACCTGACCGGCCGCTTCATGGACGCCGAAGAGGCGGAGCGTTCCGGCCTGGTATCTCGCGTGGTGCCGGTGAAGAAGCTGATGGAGGAAACCATGGGCGCCGCCGGCAAGATTGCGGAGAAATCCATGATCTCCGTCATGGTGGTCAAGGAGGCGGTCAACCGCGCCTACGAGGTCCCGCTGCGTGAGGGCCTGCTGTTTGAACGCCGGGTTTTCCATTCGCTCTTTGCGACCGAAGACCAGAAGGAAGGCATGTCGGCGTTCCTCGAAAAGCGTGAGGCGCAGTTCCGGGACAAGTGATACCGGCTGGCCCCGATGTGGCCGGATTGGTACACCGCTTTACAACCCTCTGCATTTACCGCTATAGGCGGCCCGATACATGCGCGTGCAGCCCGCTCAGGCTAGAATCACCTTCCCGGTACGTCCGGCACGGGTTTGGCGTCACGCGCCTTGAACCGAAATTGAAAAACCCGAAGGCTGATCCTCATGGCAAACACAGTACAATCCAAGAAACGCGCACGTCAGAACGAAAAGCGTTTCCAGATCAACAAGGCACGCCGGTCGCGCATCCGCACACACCTGCGCAAGGTCGAGGAAGCGATCGCATCCGGCGACAAGAATGCTGCGACCGAGGCGCTGAAGAACGCCCAGCCCGAGCTGATGCGTGGCGTGAGCAAAGGTGTGTTTCATAAAAACACCGCATCGCGAAAAATGTCGCGGCTGGCATCCCGGGTCAAAGCACTGGCTTGATTTTCCCTTCGGCAGCCGGTCGAATCGACTATCTGCTTGAAACATAAGGCGTCGCTCTGCGGCGCCTTTTTGCTGTCCGCAGAGCTGAAAATCTGGCCACAGATTCTTTGCTGACAAAAGAACGAGTCAAGGCGGAAGATATGTTGAAGCGGCTGTGCAGTACTTGCTACCTACGTAGAGCGATTCATTTCGCGTGGGGGGACAGGCCTTTGAGACAGGTGCTTCCGGCTTCGGACAGTACCTTTCCGGGACGCAGATCGTGGCGGTCATACCGCTCGCTTTCTGTATTGCGAATGTAGCTGCTGCCGCGTTTGCCCTGTCCGTTTTGATACGGACGGCTTTTGCCAAGACCGATGCGCCCGGGCGCACCGATTGGCGAAATCCTAGATGAAAATGGTCCAGTTACCGGGCCGGTTGCCGTTTGGGACCGGACAGGTGGCCTGTATTCTGGATCGAGTGTGGTGCCGGACTGCTCCGGCGCTTGGTTGAAACCTGACTTGGGACAAATTTTGGAAATGACGCAAGATCAATGGGGCGAGATCAGACAGCGGCTGCTAAAGACAGTTGGGCAAAACAACTTTACCACCTGGATCGAACCGATGGAGGCTGGCGAGGTGGCCAATGGTATCGCCACCCTTCATGTACCGACGAACTTCTTCGGCAATTATGTCAGCCAGAATTTCTCGGACCTGATCCTGCACGAGATCAACGCGGAAGGCATCGAGGTTTCCCGCCTGAATTTTACCCTTCAGCAACGCGCCGCGAATGACGGCAAGGTTCCGTCCGATCCTCCGCGCAAAACGCATGCCCCCGCCAAAAGCGAGCCGACCAATGTCATGGTAACCGCCCCCCTTGATCCGCGTTTCAGTTTCGACAACTTCGTGGTCGGCAAACCCAACGAGCTGGCACATGCCGCCGCCAAGCGCGTGGCCGAAGGCGGCCCCGTCACCTTCAACCCCCTGTTTCTGTATGGCGGTGTTGGGCTGGGTAAAACGCACCTGATGCACGCGATCGCCCGCGAACTGGCCGAACGCAAACCGCAGATGAACGTGCTCTACCTCTCGGCGGAGCAGTTCATGTACCGCTTCGTTCAGGCTCTTCGCGACCGCAAGATGATGGACTTCAAGGAAATCTTCCGATCCGTGGATGTTCTGATGGTGGACGACGTTCAGTTCATCGCCGGCAAGGATAGCACACAGGAAGAGTTCTTTCACACGTTCAATGCCCTCGTGGACCAGCGCAAGCAGATCATCATCTCGGCCGACCGTGCACCGGGCGAAATCAAGGACCTTGAGGACCGCGTGAAGTCGCGCCTGCAATGCGGGCTGGTCGTGGACCTGCACCCAACGGATTACGAACTGCGCCTCGGCATCCTGCAAAGCAAGGTAGAAGCGCAGCGCGAACTCTATCCAGACCTTCAGGTTCAGGATGGCGTGCTCGAATTCCTGGCCCACAGGATCACGTCGAATGTTCGGGTCCTGGAAGGCGCGCTGACCCGCCTTTTTGCTTTCGGATCGCTGGTCGGACGCGAGATCAACATGGAACTGACCCAGGATTGCCTGACCGACGTGCTGCGCGATTCCGAACGCAGGATCTCGGTCGAGGAAATTCAGCGGAAGGTGTCCGAACATTACAACATTCGCCTGAGCGACATGATCGGGCCGAAGCGCCTGCGCAGCTACGCCCGACCGCGCCAGGTGGCGATGTACCTGTGCAAGCAGATGACCAGCCGGTCGCTGCCCGAGATCGGTCGCCGCTTTGGCGGGCGGGATCACACGACGGTCATCCACGGCGTGCGCCGCATCGAAGAACTCAAGCTGACCGATGACCAGATTGCCGAGGATCTGCAGCTGCTTCGCCGCGCGCTGGAAGCCTGATCGCGGCAACCATGCCACGACCGCCAGGTAATTGAGGGGCCCTTGCGGCCCCTCTTGCATTTGGTCCGTCAAGGCATGAAAAGTCTTGTTAAAACGAGGGAACCGGGTAGTTTGCCCGTCCCGACGGGTCTGACGGAGAAGCCATCATGAAATTCAGCATCGAACGTGCCGCATTGCTCAAGGCGGTAAGCCAGGCCCAATCCGTCGTCGAGCGGCGCAACACCATTCCGATCCTCGCGAACGTCCTGATCGAAGCGGACGGCAGCGATGTTTCTTTCCGGGCCACCGACCTGGACATCGAGGTTGTGGACAAGGTGGCTGCTCAGGTGGAACGCGCGGGCGCGACCACCGTGTCGGCCACCTTGCTGCACGAGATCGTCCGAAAGCTGCCCGATGGGGCGCTTATCAACCTGACTGCGGACAGCGCCGCAGGCCGCCTGACCGTCGAGGCGGGCCGCTCGAACTTCAGTCTCGCGACCCTCCCGCGGGAGGATTTTCCGGTCATGGCATCGTCGGAATACGCATCGAACTTCAGCGCCCCCGCACCTGTGCTTCGCCGCCTTTTCGACAAGTCGAAATTCGCCATCTCCACCGAGGAAACCCGGTACTATCTGAACGGCGTCTACATGCACGTTGCCGATGGCGATGACGGCAAGACGTTGCGTTGCGTGGCAACGGACGGCCACCGGCTGGCCCGTATCGACGCCGAACTGCCCGAAGGCGCGGCGGAGATGCCCGGCGTGATCGTTCCGCGCAAAACGGTGGGCGAGCTGCGTAAGCTGCTGGAAGACGATGACATGAAGATCGCCGTATCCGTGTCCGAGACCAAGGTGCGCTTTGCCACGCCCGAGATCACCCTGACATCCAAGGTCATCGACGGCACCTTCCCCGACTACACCCGCGTCATTCCGCAGGGGAACACCCGCAAGATGGAAGTGGACGCCGCCGAATTCGCACAGGCCGTGGACCGTGTGGCAACCGTCAGTTCGGAACGATCCCGTGCGGTCAAGCTGCAACTGGACGAGGATCGCCTGATTCTGTCCGTGAATGCCCCCGACAGCGGCGCCGCCGAAGAAGAGCTTGCCGTCGCTTACGGCGACGAACGTCTGGAGATCGGCTTCAACGCGAAATACCTGCTGGAGATCGCCAGCCAGGTGGACCGCGAGAACGCCGTGTTCCTGTTCAACTCCTCCGGTGATCCGACGCTGATGCGCGAAGGAAACGACATGTCTGCGGTCTATGTCGTGATGCCAATGCGTGTGTGACGCGCCGGAGTTTTCGAAAACTCCGGTCCGATATTTTCGAAAATATCGGCGCTGATCCATGACCGGATTGTTCCTGTCCCAGCTGACACTGTCTCACTTCAGGTCGCACCGCCGCAGCCTGATGGACTGCGACGCCCGCCCCGTGGCGCTGCACGGGCCCAATGGGGCGGGCAAGACCAACATCCTGGAAGCGATTTCATTGTTTTCACCGGGCAGAGGTCTGCGCCGGTCCAGTGCGCAGGACATGACCCGCAGGCCCGAGGCGCTGGGCTGGAAGGTGACGGGCATCCTGCATGTGCGCCAGCAGATCCACGAAGTCGAAATCTGGTCCGAG is a window from the Sulfitobacter sp. THAF37 genome containing:
- a CDS encoding acetylornithine deacetylase/succinyl-diaminopimelate desuccinylase family protein, with product MDTRLHQAIEDRRDDLIALTQDLIRIPTLNPPGTDYRKICEYLDKRLRGRGFETELIRATGTLGDSDKYPRWNIVARKAGKRAGDCVHFNSHTDVVEVGAGWTYDPFGGDIADGKIYGRGACDMKGGLAASIIAAEAFIETHPDFAGAIEISGTADEETGGYGGVAYLAEQGYFNPSRVQHVIIPEPLNKDRICLGHRGGWWAEIETKGEIAHGAMPFLGDCAVRHMGAVLQEFEDKLFPAMAARYTDMPVVPEGARQSTMNINSIHGGEPEPEEGFTGLQAHCVPDSCRIVIDRRFLIEETLDQVRDEVTGLLEGLRATRANFDFELTERNSVLPSMTDRDAPVVRMVADAIKKVMGKAPEYVASPGSYDQKHIDRIGTLKNCIAYGPGVLELAHKPDEWIGIDDMIDSAKVMGAALESLLLKG
- a CDS encoding Hsp70 family protein — translated: MDEHMSAALGIDFGTSNSAAGIIVDGKPHLIPLEEDAETVPTAVFFDFDAQKMIVGERASQALLAGDEGRYMRGLKSLLGTRLMRESRMLLGERLDFVDIVARFLAEVKRRAEAATGTVYDRAFSGRPVRFHSADPQRDAQALLDLQEAYRRAGFTEVQFMNEPEAAALANRAILSPGDLALVVDIGGGTSDFTLFRQKGTAGIDILASHGVRVGGTDFDRALSIGRVMPQLGMGSPIRHAFGNDTHIAPNAIFNDLATWAKIPFLYGPDTRKAAAELEKFAVHPKRLGRLVKVLEEELGHDLAFAVEAGKIMANTPGVTDPVVKVGMLKPGATLPLPSDWMTARLAPIADEIGAAASDVMAKAGVAPDQVDKVIFVGGSSLMQVVVDVLKARVPEAEIHRGAALTAIVDGLAIGAATAFDA
- a CDS encoding ABC transporter substrate-binding protein, with product MLHLRHLLLGVGTAALMAGAAAAKDDITVALQLEPPHLDPTSAAAGAIDSVLYSNVFEGLTRFMSDGSVVPGLAESWDISDDGLTYTFKLREGVTFHDGSAMDAEDVKFTLDRIIAEDSANAQKALYSAISEVNVIDPATVEVKLSEQNGSMLFNLAWGDAVIVAPESIDNIKQQPIGTGAFKFDSWTQGDRIVLSKNPDYWGTPAHLESATFKFISDPTAAFAAMMAEDADVFVGFPAPENLPQFEADPRFQVIVGSTEGETILSTNNTRAPFDNVKVREAMAHAIDRQAIIDGAMFGLGTPIGTHFAPHNPAYVDLISMSEYDPEKAKALLAEAGFPDGFETTLHLPPPSYARRGGEIIAAQLAEVGIKAEITNVEWAQWLETVFKGKDFGLTIVSHTEPMDIGIYANPDYYFQYDKPELQELMSELNSTTDPDKRKQMLGDAQRMISEDYVNGYLFQLALPTVAKVGIEGLWENAPTQATDLTAVSWTE
- a CDS encoding cation diffusion facilitator family transporter; translation: MTPTLKLATGSIAIGIVVLLLKAIAYWITGSVALFSDALESTVNVATAIAALIAIRVAARPADTNHPFGHHKAEFFSAVLEGVMIIVAALIILNEAFHAFATPRALNAPVEGLAINLGATAINGVWAWLLISRGRRYRSPALVADGRHLFTDVLTSFGVAIGILLAYATGVWLLDPLMAVVVALNILWSGSKVVKESLSGLMDEAVPDSELKQIRDIIATEAGGATQAHDLRTRHAGAITFIDFHLVVPGEISVFEAHEICDRVEARLRAELGEAQITIHVEPEHKLKSTGIFIVD
- the ubiB gene encoding 2-polyprenylphenol 6-hydroxylase; amino-acid sequence: MRGPHNIWRLIRTGATLERTGAMNLVLDAFEATPTLRFVARALGLPFKWLGYKGDPSMPPATRALTALGPAYIKFGQVLSTRPDVVGDELAVQLRVLQDKLPPFSIEVAKAEVERELGLPLDELFSDFSEPVAAASIAQVHKATLADTGEKVAVKVLRPDIERAFRKDVDAFYLAARMVELFSPGSRRLRPMEVIEHFDGVVRGELDLRLESAAASEFAANTKNDDGFQLPQIKWNLSARRVMTLGWADGVPMGDNDAIDAAGHDRAVLSSRVLQLFLNHALRDGYFHADMHQGNLKVAPNGDIIAYDFGIMGHIDAYTRRVYAEILYGFIRRDYLRVAKVHFEAGYVPADKDVDEFARALRAVGEPIFGMDATRISMARLLTYLFEVTERFGMETRTELILLQRTMVVVEGVARSLNPHINIWEVASPIVSNYISKSIGPAAVISDLASTAQVLARFGPRLPGLVEAALLRQSNETTILRPTRKRWIVLSALGGAAAMAGLIALVEALT
- the ubiE gene encoding bifunctional demethylmenaquinone methyltransferase/2-methoxy-6-polyprenyl-1,4-benzoquinol methylase UbiE, with product MTDKTTHFGARTVREDEKAGMVRTLFSDVANKYDVMNDVMSMGIHRVWKEAMMDWLAPRAGQRLLDMAGGTGDVSFKFLKRAGQAHATVCDLTEGMLIEGRKRAEAAQMADHLDWVVGDAMNLPFDDNSFDVYTISFGIRNVTRPQEALNEAYRVLRPGGRLMVLEFSQLPNPMMQKAYDLYSFNVIPRMGQVIANDRDSYQYLVESIRNFPDQETFLDMVRAAGFEQAKYRNLTMGIAALHSGWKL
- the mutM gene encoding bifunctional DNA-formamidopyrimidine glycosylase/DNA-(apurinic or apyrimidinic site) lyase; this translates as MPELPEVETVRRGLAPAMEGAVIERADVNRPDLRWPFPADMSERLTGQRVERLRRRSKYILADLGSGESLLIHLGMSGRMLVSGDPLGQFVHHHPAPEKHDHVVLHMANGARITFNDPRRFGAMDLMRTADADRHKLLAALGPEPLGNDFNEAHLVAALKGRNTPIKAALLDQHVIAGLGNIYVCEALYRARIHPARKAGRISQKRVAALVPIIRNVLSEAIEAGGSSLRDFRQADGELGYFQHNFDVYGRENAPCRTPDCTRPIRRIVQSGRSSFYCAECQR